One window from the genome of Thermaerobacter marianensis DSM 12885 encodes:
- a CDS encoding PH domain-containing protein yields the protein MVPGGHDGDSQNTLEAAWRKPLEPGERLLELVAAVLLLAAFAWVAAWWPHLPDRVPIHFNLRGEPDGFAGRSSLGLLLEVVGLIYGLLTVVTYLLASLLNWPVEPRPETALRMTRASRYLLRGLKVLVMGMFLHLTVGVTAVAMGWWTGLTPWFYLWVVGVVGWVVGGCTWIYRAGRAQPPSPAVLRAGEALPDVIDFPAARSKILMALTAIPPLIPLYLALRGDEMAIVGFIALGPYLAVIGMTFWRPSYYRITPTHLQIRVGLMDFDVPLARIRRVRPTWNPAASAALALRRVAVETDRGETVLVSPADRETFLEVLRRRCPQAEVKTR from the coding sequence GTGGTGCCAGGTGGTCATGACGGGGACTCGCAGAACACCCTGGAGGCAGCATGGCGCAAGCCCCTGGAACCCGGCGAGCGTCTGCTCGAACTCGTCGCCGCCGTCCTCTTGCTGGCGGCCTTCGCCTGGGTCGCGGCCTGGTGGCCCCACCTGCCGGACCGGGTCCCCATCCACTTCAACCTGCGGGGCGAACCCGACGGCTTCGCGGGCCGGAGCAGCCTGGGGCTGCTCCTGGAAGTGGTGGGGTTGATTTACGGCCTCTTGACGGTGGTGACGTACCTGCTCGCCTCCCTGCTCAACTGGCCGGTGGAACCACGTCCGGAGACGGCCCTCCGCATGACCCGGGCCAGCCGTTATTTGTTGCGGGGCCTGAAGGTCTTGGTCATGGGCATGTTCCTGCACCTGACGGTCGGGGTCACCGCCGTGGCCATGGGCTGGTGGACGGGGTTGACGCCCTGGTTCTACCTTTGGGTCGTGGGCGTCGTGGGATGGGTGGTGGGCGGCTGCACCTGGATCTACCGGGCGGGCCGAGCCCAACCGCCTTCCCCTGCCGTACTCCGGGCCGGCGAGGCCCTGCCTGACGTCATCGACTTCCCCGCCGCCCGCAGCAAGATCCTGATGGCCTTGACCGCGATTCCTCCGCTGATTCCCCTTTACCTGGCGCTGCGGGGCGATGAGATGGCCATCGTCGGGTTCATCGCCCTCGGACCATATCTCGCGGTCATCGGGATGACCTTCTGGCGCCCTTCCTACTACCGCATCACGCCCACCCACCTGCAGATCCGGGTGGGGCTCATGGACTTCGACGTGCCGCTGGCTCGCATCCGCCGGGTCCGGCCGACGTGGAACCCTGCGGCGAGTGCGGCGCTTGCCCTGCGCCGCGTGGCCGTGGAGACAGACCGGGGGGAGACGGTCCTGGTATCCCCCGCCGACCGGGAGACCTTCCTCGAGGTCTTGCGACGGCGCTGCCCCCAGGCCGAGGTGAAGACGAGATGA
- a CDS encoding ABC transporter permease yields MGTGSRRSGRAGGPSASVPPHAGPDRGGLPAETLAAPAPGYWQEAWRRLRKNPLAMAGLVVIILMVVAAAVGPALSPYGYEEQVLAEANQPPSAAHWFGTDHLGRDIFTRVLWGARISLAVGIMASLIGLTIGVTYGAISGFYGGMVDNVMMRIIDVIYGLPFILYVVLLMVVMGPGLDNVFIALGAVYWTGMARIVRGEVLSLKQREFVLAARVMGVPPWRVVWRHLVPNAVGPILVTMTLLVPEAIFSEAFLSYLGLGVQAPIASWGVLAAEGNRALRAAPWALFFPAGFICITMLAFNFLGDGLRDALDPRLR; encoded by the coding sequence GTGGGTACCGGTTCACGCCGTTCGGGCCGCGCGGGCGGGCCGTCCGCATCCGTTCCACCTCACGCCGGACCTGACAGAGGCGGCCTACCCGCCGAGACCCTGGCCGCCCCCGCTCCCGGGTACTGGCAAGAGGCCTGGCGCCGGTTGCGGAAGAACCCGTTGGCCATGGCGGGCCTGGTGGTCATCATCCTGATGGTCGTGGCAGCCGCCGTGGGACCGGCCCTCTCGCCCTACGGCTACGAAGAGCAGGTCCTGGCCGAGGCCAACCAGCCGCCCAGTGCCGCCCACTGGTTCGGCACCGACCACCTGGGACGGGACATCTTCACCCGGGTGCTCTGGGGGGCGCGAATCTCCCTGGCCGTGGGCATCATGGCCAGCCTCATCGGCCTGACCATCGGCGTGACCTACGGGGCCATCTCCGGTTTCTACGGCGGCATGGTCGACAACGTGATGATGCGGATCATCGACGTGATCTACGGCCTGCCCTTCATCCTGTACGTGGTCCTGCTGATGGTGGTCATGGGCCCGGGACTGGACAACGTCTTCATCGCCCTGGGGGCGGTGTACTGGACGGGCATGGCCCGCATCGTCCGCGGTGAGGTCCTGAGCCTCAAGCAGCGGGAGTTCGTCCTGGCCGCCCGGGTCATGGGCGTGCCGCCGTGGCGGGTGGTGTGGCGTCACCTGGTGCCCAACGCCGTCGGCCCCATCCTGGTCACCATGACCCTGCTGGTGCCCGAGGCCATCTTCAGCGAGGCGTTCTTGAGCTACCTGGGGCTTGGGGTTCAGGCGCCCATCGCGTCGTGGGGCGTGCTGGCCGCCGAAGGGAACCGTGCCCTGCGGGCGGCGCCGTGGGCCCTGTTCTTCCCGGCCGGGTTCATCTGCATCACCATGCTGGCCTTCAACTTCCTGGGCGACGGGCTGCGGGACGCCCTGGACCCGCGGCTGCGTTGA
- a CDS encoding ABC transporter permease, whose translation MQYAGQRLVVTIITLWAIATLTFFMMRAVPGGPFSAEKELPPAVLANLEARYHLDWPLWRQYLDYLYRTAVWDLGPSFTYPNRTVNDIVRDGFRVSAALGALAIAVALVAGIGVGVAAALYHARWPDRLAMFAATMGISIPNFILSGLLIYVFAYHLRWLPAGLWGKPAQAVMPTLALAALPTAVIARLVRSNMLEVLRQDFITVCQAKGLSPARVVFVHALRSAVLPVITYLGPLAAGVLTGSFVVENIFAIPGLGKYFVQSVTNRDYSVIMGVTMFYSALLVVANVLVDLAYRLVDPRIRL comes from the coding sequence GTGCAGTACGCAGGCCAGCGCCTGGTCGTCACCATCATCACCTTATGGGCCATTGCCACCCTGACCTTCTTCATGATGCGGGCGGTGCCCGGCGGCCCCTTTTCGGCGGAGAAGGAGTTGCCGCCGGCGGTCCTGGCCAACCTGGAGGCGCGGTATCACCTGGACTGGCCCCTATGGCGCCAGTACCTGGATTACCTGTACCGCACGGCCGTCTGGGATCTGGGGCCGTCCTTCACGTACCCCAACCGGACCGTCAACGACATCGTGCGTGACGGCTTCCGGGTATCCGCTGCCCTGGGTGCCCTGGCCATTGCCGTGGCCCTGGTGGCGGGGATCGGTGTGGGGGTGGCGGCCGCCCTGTACCACGCCCGTTGGCCGGATCGGCTGGCCATGTTCGCCGCCACCATGGGCATCTCGATCCCCAACTTCATCCTCAGCGGCCTTTTGATTTACGTCTTTGCCTACCACCTGCGCTGGCTGCCGGCGGGTCTCTGGGGCAAGCCGGCCCAGGCGGTGATGCCCACCCTGGCCCTGGCGGCCCTGCCCACGGCGGTGATCGCCCGGCTGGTGCGGTCGAACATGCTGGAGGTTTTGCGGCAGGACTTCATCACCGTGTGCCAGGCCAAGGGGTTGAGCCCCGCACGGGTGGTCTTCGTCCACGCCCTGCGCAGCGCCGTGCTGCCGGTGATCACCTATCTTGGGCCGCTGGCGGCGGGCGTCCTCACGGGCAGCTTCGTGGTGGAAAACATCTTTGCCATTCCGGGACTGGGGAAGTACTTCGTCCAGAGCGTCACCAACCGGGACTATTCCGTGATCATGGGCGTCACCATGTTCTACAGCGCGCTGCTGGTGGTGGCCAACGTGCTGGTCGACCTGGCCTACCGGCTGGTCGATCCGCGCATTCGGCTATGA
- a CDS encoding ABC transporter ATP-binding protein produces the protein MLGKGEAMAAMRPVAVAGAGPAARQGRPDPAAPAGEPLLVVENLEVTFFTDEGPVPAVRGVSLTVGQGEVVALVGESGSGKSVTARAITGLVPPPGRVVGGRICLAGRDLMGLSPAAWRSIRGREVGLVFQDPMTSLDPLFTVGDQLVEAITAHRRMPRARALARAEELLALAGLPRPADRLRQYPHELSGGMRQRVLIAMALATPPRLVIADEPTTALDVTIQAQILALLDDLRRQTGASLLLITHNLGVVAELADRVYVMYGGRIAEAAPVDRLFTHPSHPYTRALLAAVPDPFAAEARPPDPIPGDPPDPRRLPAGCPFAGRCPVAEERCFHDVPPMRQLAPGHVAACWLLEEDATGRAGGAGGATGTRGENGAGGVNGAGAVNGTGGVKAACGASMAVAGCSTEGGSAAAPRVRVTFGTGMGAGGVGGADAEGTGTSASHTGAGGPGTAHGVPGTATGAAGTTASGTATLSPASTAPATGRPEALLRLEDVATTFPVRRGWRQVRLLRAVDGVSLEVRRGETLGLVGESGCGKTTLGRTIVRLYRPARGRILFRDRDLATLDEPSLRSLRRHLQMVFQDPYASLDPRMRVEDLIAEPLHLIPGLSRKEQRERVRAMLARVGLRPEHALRYPHEFSGGQRQRIGIARALVVEPELVIADEPLSALDVSVQAQILRLLGSLQEELGLSYLLITHDLAVVRHVCQRVAVMYLGRVVEEAPVEELFARPLHPYTQALLAAIPVPDPLRARQRERQLVQGEPPDPVDPPSGCPFRNRCPLAQARCAEEVPALRELAPGHRVACHLAG, from the coding sequence GTGCTTGGGAAGGGCGAGGCGATGGCCGCGATGCGGCCGGTGGCCGTGGCCGGCGCCGGGCCGGCGGCCCGCCAAGGGCGACCGGACCCGGCGGCCCCGGCGGGAGAGCCGCTGCTGGTCGTGGAGAACCTGGAGGTCACCTTCTTCACCGACGAGGGCCCCGTTCCCGCGGTGCGGGGCGTGAGCCTCACCGTGGGACAAGGCGAGGTGGTGGCCCTGGTCGGCGAGTCGGGGTCGGGCAAGTCGGTGACCGCCCGGGCCATCACGGGGTTGGTCCCGCCGCCGGGGCGGGTGGTGGGCGGGCGCATCTGCCTGGCGGGCCGCGACCTGATGGGGCTTAGCCCCGCCGCCTGGCGCAGCATCCGCGGGCGGGAGGTGGGACTGGTCTTCCAGGATCCCATGACCTCCCTGGATCCCCTCTTCACCGTGGGCGACCAGCTGGTGGAGGCCATCACCGCCCACCGGCGGATGCCGCGGGCCCGGGCCCTGGCCCGGGCGGAGGAGCTGCTGGCTCTGGCCGGGTTGCCCCGGCCGGCCGACCGGCTGCGCCAGTACCCCCACGAGCTTTCGGGGGGCATGCGCCAGCGGGTGCTGATCGCCATGGCCCTGGCCACGCCGCCGCGGCTGGTCATCGCCGACGAGCCCACCACGGCCCTGGACGTGACCATCCAGGCCCAGATCCTCGCCCTGCTCGACGACCTGCGCCGCCAAACGGGCGCCTCTTTGCTTCTGATCACCCACAACCTGGGCGTGGTGGCGGAACTGGCCGACCGGGTCTACGTGATGTACGGCGGGCGCATCGCCGAGGCGGCGCCCGTGGACCGGCTCTTCACCCACCCGTCCCACCCCTACACGCGGGCCCTCCTGGCGGCCGTGCCCGATCCCTTCGCCGCCGAGGCACGCCCGCCCGACCCGATCCCGGGCGACCCGCCCGATCCCCGGCGCCTGCCCGCCGGCTGCCCCTTCGCGGGCCGCTGTCCCGTGGCGGAAGAACGCTGCTTCCACGACGTCCCGCCCATGCGGCAGCTGGCGCCAGGGCACGTCGCCGCCTGCTGGCTCCTCGAGGAGGATGCCACGGGTCGGGCCGGCGGGGCCGGCGGGGCGACGGGAACACGTGGGGAGAACGGGGCAGGTGGAGTGAACGGGGCCGGTGCGGTGAACGGGACGGGCGGGGTGAAGGCAGCATGTGGGGCGAGCATGGCCGTTGCCGGCTGCTCCACCGAGGGAGGGAGCGCGGCCGCTCCCCGGGTCCGCGTGACCTTCGGAACCGGCATGGGGGCCGGGGGTGTCGGCGGCGCCGACGCTGAGGGGACCGGGACCAGCGCCAGCCACACCGGTGCTGGTGGCCCTGGTACCGCCCATGGTGTCCCTGGCACGGCCACCGGTGCTGCCGGCACCACCGCCAGCGGAACGGCCACCCTCTCCCCGGCCAGCACGGCGCCCGCCACCGGCCGGCCGGAGGCCCTTCTGCGGCTGGAGGACGTGGCCACCACCTTCCCGGTACGCCGCGGCTGGCGCCAGGTGCGGCTGCTGCGGGCCGTGGACGGCGTGTCCCTGGAGGTGCGGCGTGGCGAGACCCTGGGCCTGGTCGGTGAGAGCGGCTGCGGCAAGACGACCCTGGGCCGCACCATCGTGCGCCTGTATCGCCCCGCCCGGGGCCGGATCCTCTTCCGCGACCGCGACCTGGCGACCCTGGACGAGCCCTCCCTGCGCTCGCTGCGCCGGCACCTGCAGATGGTCTTCCAGGATCCCTACGCGTCGCTGGATCCGCGGATGCGGGTGGAGGACTTGATCGCCGAGCCCCTGCACCTGATCCCCGGCCTGAGCCGGAAGGAGCAGCGGGAGCGGGTGCGGGCCATGCTGGCCCGGGTGGGCCTGCGGCCCGAGCACGCCTTGCGCTACCCCCACGAGTTCTCGGGCGGCCAGCGCCAGCGCATCGGCATCGCCCGGGCCCTGGTGGTGGAGCCGGAGCTGGTCATCGCCGACGAGCCCCTCTCCGCCCTGGACGTCTCGGTTCAGGCCCAGATCCTGCGGCTGCTGGGCTCCCTGCAGGAGGAGCTCGGCCTCTCCTACCTGCTGATCACCCACGACCTGGCGGTGGTGCGCCACGTCTGCCAGCGGGTGGCGGTGATGTACCTGGGACGGGTGGTGGAGGAGGCGCCGGTGGAGGAACTCTTCGCCCGGCCCCTGCACCCCTACACCCAGGCGCTGCTGGCTGCCATCCCCGTCCCCGATCCGCTGCGGGCGCGGCAGCGGGAGCGGCAACTGGTCCAGGGCGAGCCGCCCGATCCGGTCGACCCCCCGTCGGGGTGCCCCTTCCGGAACCGGTGCCCCCTGGCCCAGGCCCGTTGCGCCGAAGAGGTGCCGGCCCTGCGGGAGCTGGCTCCCGGTCACCGGGTGGCGTGCCACCTGGCCGGATGA
- the lysA gene encoding diaminopimelate decarboxylase, translating into MPQPELQPRTAWPPLVTSPRGHLVIGGADALDLVERFGTPLYVLDEVAIRQRCRAYRDAMGDAGVIAYAAKALCTTAILRIMDQEGLWMDAVSGGELHTALAAGFPAGRVLLHGNNKSDEELRLAIETGVGRVVIDNFYELERLAAMARAAGRKVPVLLRVAPGVEAHTHEFIRTGQQESKFGFDLATGQALAALERVLDEPALDWYGFHCHIGSQILAVEPWEQAARIMMDLAAEAHRRTGRVMRELDLGGGLGIRYLPQDEPPSIAETVGRIRAAVAAAAEERGLPVPRLILEPGRSIVGEAGVTLYTVGAVKRVPGLAPYVAVDGGMADNPRYALYRALYTAVLANRPLDEPAERVCLVGRYCESGDILIPQIDLPRVEPGDVVAVFSTGAYNYSMSSQYNRFPRPAMVLVRDGEAEVIVERETYDDLLRHDRIPPSLAREG; encoded by the coding sequence TTGCCGCAGCCCGAACTGCAGCCGCGCACGGCCTGGCCGCCGCTGGTCACCAGCCCCCGGGGGCATCTGGTCATCGGCGGGGCCGACGCGCTGGACCTGGTGGAACGGTTCGGAACACCCCTCTACGTGCTGGACGAGGTCGCCATCCGCCAGCGTTGCCGCGCCTACCGCGACGCCATGGGCGACGCCGGCGTCATCGCGTATGCCGCCAAGGCCCTCTGCACCACGGCCATCCTGCGCATCATGGACCAGGAAGGCCTCTGGATGGACGCGGTCTCCGGCGGCGAGCTCCACACGGCCCTGGCCGCCGGCTTTCCCGCCGGCCGCGTTCTCCTGCACGGGAACAATAAGAGCGACGAGGAGCTGCGCCTGGCCATCGAGACGGGCGTGGGCCGGGTGGTGATCGACAACTTCTACGAACTGGAGCGCCTGGCCGCCATGGCCCGCGCCGCCGGCCGGAAGGTGCCGGTGCTGCTGCGGGTGGCGCCCGGGGTCGAGGCCCACACCCACGAGTTCATCCGCACCGGGCAGCAGGAGTCCAAGTTCGGCTTCGACCTGGCCACCGGCCAGGCCCTCGCGGCCCTGGAACGCGTGCTGGACGAACCGGCCTTGGACTGGTACGGCTTCCACTGCCACATCGGCTCGCAGATCCTGGCCGTCGAGCCCTGGGAGCAGGCGGCCCGGATCATGATGGACCTGGCCGCCGAGGCGCACCGGCGAACGGGCCGGGTGATGCGGGAGCTGGACCTGGGCGGGGGCCTGGGCATCCGCTACCTGCCGCAGGACGAGCCGCCCTCCATCGCCGAGACCGTGGGGCGCATCCGTGCCGCCGTGGCCGCCGCGGCGGAGGAGCGGGGCCTGCCCGTGCCGCGCCTCATCCTGGAGCCCGGCCGGTCCATCGTGGGCGAGGCCGGGGTCACCCTCTACACCGTGGGGGCGGTGAAGCGCGTGCCGGGCCTGGCGCCCTACGTGGCCGTCGACGGGGGCATGGCCGACAACCCCCGCTACGCGCTGTACCGGGCCCTGTACACGGCGGTGCTGGCCAACCGGCCCCTGGACGAACCGGCGGAGCGGGTGTGCCTGGTGGGGCGGTACTGCGAGTCCGGCGACATCCTGATCCCCCAGATCGACCTGCCGCGGGTGGAACCCGGCGACGTGGTGGCGGTGTTCAGCACAGGCGCCTACAACTACAGCATGTCCAGCCAGTACAACCGCTTTCCGCGGCCCGCCATGGTGCTGGTGCGGGATGGCGAGGCGGAGGTCATCGTGGAGCGGGAGACCTACGACGACCTGCTCCGCCACGACCGCATCCCGCCGTCGCTGGCGCGGGAGGGGTGA
- a CDS encoding peptide ABC transporter substrate-binding protein yields the protein MAYGGWRWFWRRFRRAGGAALVSAVVVVAALGGCGAPGSSGDGGAAGGDEQVLNDNIGSEPPTLDPALMTDLTSFQIVNSVMEGLTRIGPDGVEPGMAETWDISDDQLTYTFHLRDAVWQNGDPVTANDFVYAWLRVLNPETAAPYAYQLYYIKNAEAYNSGELTDPAQVGVKALDEKTLQVTLEAPTPYFLSLTAFPTLMPVHQATVESNPNWAGEATTYVGNGPFKIAEWVHDSHIDLVKSDTYWDKDTVRLEKMHIVMVNEGSTAETMFANGDLDSNGNLNPQDVPQLLASGEAKTSPMISVTSIYFNTKKEPFDDPRVRKAFTLALDRKAIVEQILKGGQKPALAFVPFGIPNPVSGKDFREEAGDYFTDADVETARRLLAEAGYPNGQGFPKVTYLYNDNDTNRALAEAYQQMWKQNLGVQVELQSMEWKVFLETQRQGNYDLSRGNWVGDYLDPMTFLDLWVTGGGNNRIGWSNPEYDRLIAEAKATSDQEIRFRNMHEAERILMDEMAIGPIFFGVNVYQEKPYVKGVFRTALGTTDYKWAYIEGKGQ from the coding sequence GTGGCCTACGGTGGGTGGCGCTGGTTTTGGCGACGTTTTCGTCGGGCTGGCGGCGCAGCCCTGGTTTCGGCCGTGGTGGTCGTGGCGGCGCTCGGCGGCTGCGGTGCGCCGGGTTCGTCCGGTGACGGGGGCGCGGCGGGCGGCGACGAGCAGGTGCTCAACGACAACATCGGTTCCGAACCCCCGACGCTGGACCCGGCGCTGATGACGGACCTGACCAGCTTCCAGATCGTCAACTCCGTAATGGAGGGGTTGACCCGGATCGGTCCCGACGGGGTCGAACCCGGGATGGCGGAGACCTGGGACATCAGCGACGACCAGTTGACCTATACGTTCCACTTGCGGGATGCCGTGTGGCAGAACGGCGATCCCGTCACCGCCAACGACTTCGTGTATGCGTGGCTGCGGGTGCTGAACCCGGAGACCGCGGCGCCCTACGCGTATCAGCTCTACTACATCAAGAACGCCGAGGCGTACAACAGCGGTGAGCTGACCGACCCGGCGCAGGTGGGCGTCAAGGCCCTGGACGAGAAGACCCTGCAGGTGACCCTGGAGGCGCCCACGCCCTATTTCCTCAGCCTGACGGCCTTTCCCACCCTGATGCCCGTCCACCAGGCTACCGTGGAGTCGAACCCCAACTGGGCGGGTGAGGCGACCACCTACGTGGGCAACGGTCCCTTCAAGATCGCCGAGTGGGTCCACGACAGCCACATCGACCTGGTGAAGAGCGACACCTACTGGGATAAGGACACGGTGCGCCTCGAAAAGATGCACATCGTCATGGTGAATGAGGGCAGCACGGCGGAGACCATGTTCGCCAACGGCGACCTGGACTCCAACGGCAACCTCAACCCCCAGGACGTGCCGCAGCTTCTGGCCAGCGGCGAGGCCAAGACGTCACCCATGATCAGCGTGACGTCGATCTACTTCAACACGAAAAAGGAACCCTTTGACGACCCGCGGGTGCGCAAGGCCTTCACCCTGGCCCTCGACCGCAAGGCCATCGTGGAGCAGATCCTGAAGGGCGGGCAGAAGCCGGCCCTGGCCTTCGTACCCTTCGGCATCCCCAACCCCGTGAGCGGCAAGGACTTCCGCGAGGAGGCCGGCGATTACTTCACGGATGCCGACGTGGAAACGGCGCGCCGGTTGCTGGCGGAAGCCGGGTACCCCAACGGGCAGGGCTTCCCCAAGGTCACCTATCTCTACAACGACAACGACACCAACCGCGCCCTGGCCGAAGCCTACCAGCAGATGTGGAAGCAGAACCTGGGTGTCCAGGTCGAGCTCCAGTCCATGGAGTGGAAGGTGTTCCTGGAGACGCAGCGGCAGGGGAACTACGATTTGAGCCGCGGCAACTGGGTCGGGGACTACCTGGATCCCATGACCTTCCTCGACCTGTGGGTCACCGGCGGCGGGAACAACCGGATCGGCTGGTCGAACCCAGAATACGACCGGCTGATTGCTGAGGCCAAGGCGACCTCCGACCAGGAGATCCGCTTCCGGAACATGCACGAGGCGGAGCGGATCCTGATGGACGAGATGGCCATCGGACCGATCTTCTTCGGCGTGAACGTGTACCAGGAGAAGCCTTACGTGAAGGGCGTGTTCCGGACGGCGCTGGGTACGACGGACTACAAGTGGGCGTACATCGAAGGCAAGGGGCAGTGA
- a CDS encoding C40 family peptidase has product MAPVPSPSPSPAPEAPVPAGVTRWVAVAVATVWRAPDRPRAIDLPALAAPAGLRQWLAVLDVEAKKDLVGRIETQVLLGQPVTVLEERDGWARVAVPEQAEPGAPGGYPGWIPSWQLTADPGWAAVLGSAGRAGTAPGAAAIPAGAGTPAGAAPPAGGGAPAASGTLAGATAPAAALTPPLATTPTVTVASLTAWLHHRPHAQARWMEISFGTCLPVLDGPAAEEDLQPGGGAFRPSGDAGAAGGAAEATGGWIAVAVPAPERLTWPVQPDIPPVVHRSQPGDGHGVTVAWIRRADVRIDGPEAAGGMGEGRRPQAEPDATGSAAAHAAPGGSAPAGSLPAGSSLLATARTFLGLPYLWGGTSGFGVDCSGFMYLVHRFHGILIPRDAAPQRDHGHGVPVEREQLQPGDLVFFAHDGGKGAVHHVGMYAGGGRMIHAPSSERVVEEIPLDRPPYAEKYAGARRYHAG; this is encoded by the coding sequence ATGGCACCGGTTCCGTCCCCCTCGCCGTCCCCGGCCCCGGAGGCGCCCGTCCCGGCCGGCGTCACCCGCTGGGTGGCCGTCGCCGTCGCCACCGTGTGGCGGGCACCCGACCGGCCGCGGGCCATCGACCTTCCGGCCCTGGCGGCCCCCGCCGGCCTGCGGCAGTGGTTGGCGGTCCTGGACGTCGAGGCCAAGAAAGACCTGGTGGGCCGCATCGAAACCCAGGTGCTGCTGGGACAGCCGGTCACGGTGCTGGAGGAACGGGACGGCTGGGCACGGGTGGCCGTGCCCGAACAGGCGGAGCCCGGGGCGCCCGGGGGTTACCCGGGCTGGATCCCCAGCTGGCAGCTGACGGCCGACCCGGGTTGGGCGGCGGTGCTGGGATCCGCCGGGAGGGCGGGGACGGCGCCGGGTGCCGCGGCGATTCCGGCCGGCGCCGGGACCCCGGCCGGTGCCGCGCCACCGGCGGGCGGCGGGGCACCGGCCGCTTCCGGGACCCTGGCGGGCGCTACCGCACCGGCAGCGGCCTTGACCCCGCCCCTTGCCACGACGCCGACCGTCACCGTCGCCTCGCTGACGGCCTGGCTGCATCACCGGCCCCACGCCCAGGCCCGCTGGATGGAGATCAGCTTCGGGACCTGCCTGCCCGTTCTCGATGGGCCGGCCGCAGAGGAGGATCTCCAACCGGGCGGCGGCGCCTTCCGTCCCTCGGGTGATGCCGGTGCCGCCGGCGGTGCAGCCGAGGCGACCGGTGGCTGGATCGCGGTGGCGGTACCGGCCCCGGAACGGCTCACCTGGCCGGTGCAGCCGGACATCCCTCCGGTTGTTCACCGTTCCCAGCCAGGGGATGGCCACGGCGTCACGGTGGCCTGGATCCGCCGCGCCGACGTGCGGATCGACGGGCCGGAAGCCGCAGGGGGGATGGGGGAAGGCCGCAGGCCTCAAGCGGAGCCGGATGCGACCGGTTCGGCCGCGGCCCATGCCGCCCCGGGCGGTTCGGCGCCGGCCGGCTCCCTCCCGGCCGGTTCGTCCCTTCTGGCCACGGCCCGGACGTTCCTGGGCCTGCCCTACCTCTGGGGCGGCACGTCGGGCTTCGGGGTCGACTGCTCCGGGTTCATGTACCTGGTCCACCGGTTCCACGGCATCCTGATTCCGCGGGATGCGGCGCCCCAGCGGGACCACGGCCACGGCGTGCCCGTCGAGCGGGAACAGCTGCAGCCGGGGGACCTGGTCTTCTTCGCCCACGACGGCGGCAAGGGGGCCGTTCACCATGTGGGCATGTACGCGGGCGGCGGGCGCATGATCCACGCCCCCAGTTCGGAGCGGGTGGTCGAGGAGATCCCCCTGGACCGGCCGCCCTACGCGGAGAAATACGCCGGCGCCCGCCGCTACCACGCCGGCTGA